Proteins co-encoded in one bacterium genomic window:
- the mraZ gene encoding division/cell wall cluster transcriptional repressor MraZ, translating to MFVGEYSHTIDEKGRVIMPASYRRVLEEKGIKKIIITSGVGNCLSAYPPDEWFKTLEKIKEIPTGKKEVRNFIRKFCADAMECSIDEQGRLNIPPKLRQLANLTKEIIIIGLIEKMEIWDKDVWTEHYKSISQTYEENVENLDLGI from the coding sequence ATGTTCGTCGGGGAATATTCTCATACCATAGATGAAAAAGGTCGGGTGATTATGCCGGCTTCATATCGGCGGGTCCTGGAGGAAAAGGGAATAAAGAAGATAATTATTACTTCTGGAGTGGGAAATTGTTTATCGGCTTATCCTCCGGATGAATGGTTTAAGACATTAGAAAAGATTAAAGAAATACCTACGGGCAAGAAAGAGGTGCGGAATTTTATTCGTAAATTTTGTGCAGATGCTATGGAATGTTCAATAGATGAGCAAGGAAGGCTTAATATTCCTCCAAAACTTCGCCAGCTGGCTAATTTAACCAAAGAAATAATTATTATTGGACTTATAGAAAAAATGGAGATATGGGATAAGGATGTCTGGACAGAACATTACAAATCTATCTCGCAAACTTATGAAGAAAATGTCGAAAATTTAGACCTGGGAATTTAA